A region from the Alnus glutinosa chromosome 5, dhAlnGlut1.1, whole genome shotgun sequence genome encodes:
- the LOC133869243 gene encoding putative receptor-like protein kinase At3g47110 — MISLVIASVSSIFTDQSALLALKAQISYDPHNIQKNNWSTDTFVCSWIGITCDFRHHRVTALNLSYMGLVGTIPPHMGNLSFLVSLSLKNNSFHVYVPNELARLYRLQYLSFEFNDFSGEIPSWMGLLSKLQFLSLNGNSFTGHIPLSLSNISSLEILNLGYNKLSGSIPSSIFNMYNLQGIDLRDNILSGPMPSIISNMSSLQVINLGGNKLSGPLPMDMFDHLPNLQQLRASYNQFYGQLPFTLFKCKQLQYLSLAKNDFNGSVPFEIGNLNMLVELYLDNNNFGAVGEILLTSRDVGDPQGHMNVIRTN, encoded by the exons ATGATAAGCCTAGTTATTGCATCTGTTTCCAGTATTTTCACAGATCAATCTGCTCTTCTTGCCTTAAAGGCTCAAATTTCTTATGACCCTCACAATATTCAGAAAAACAATTGGTCCACTGACACCTTTGTTTGTAGTTGGATCGGTATTACTTGTGATTTCCGTCATCATCGGGTTACAGCCTTGAACCTTTCATACATGGGTCTCGTAGGCACCATTCCTCCACACATGGGGAACCTTTCATTTCTTGTTAGCTTAAGCCTCAAAAACAATAGTTTTCATGTCTATGTGCCCAATGAGTTGGCTCGCCTTTACCGATTGCAGTACTTATCTTTTGAATTCAATGATTTCAGCGGAGAAATCCCATCATGGATGGGGCTCTTGTCCAAACTtcaatttttgtctttaaatGGTAACTCTTTCACAGGTCATATTCCGCTATCTCTATCTAACATATCTTCATTGGAAATATTAAATCTCGGATATAACAAGCTTTCAGGCTCCATTCCATCCTCCATCTTCAACATGTACAATTTGCAAGGAATTGATCTCAGGGATAACATACTTTCTGGTCCGATGCCCTCCATTATTTCCAACATGTCGTCACTGCAAGTCATTAACCTAGGAGGTAATAAGCTTTCCGGTCCACTCCCTATGGATATGTTTGATCATCTTCCCAACTTGCAACAGCTTCGAGCATCTTATAATCAATTTTATGGCCAACTTCCATTCACTTTGTTCAAATGCAAACAACTGCAATATTTATCATTGGCGAAGAATGATTTCAACGGAAGTGTACCTTTTGAAATTGGGAACTTAAATATGCTCGTAGAGTTATACCTTGATAACAACAACTTTGGAG CTGTTGGGGAGATTCTGTTGACATCCCGTGATGTGGGGGATCCACAGGGGCACATGAATGTGATTAGGACCAATTAG
- the LOC133869242 gene encoding receptor kinase-like protein Xa21, whose product MGINNFIGPIPFEIFNISTIREIGMPVNNLSGHLPSNVGLFLPNLDTFYLGVNKLSGTIPSSISNASRLTLLDLGFNLFSGLIPKALGNLRLLQWLDLENNNLTFEYSNPNFNFFSALSNFAYLTQLYLSHNPLNSVLPSSIGNLSTSLQYLHMDNCNIEGIIPSDISNLSNLVSMSLELNELAGPIPTTVERLHKLQALSLDNNRLKGSIPSDLCHLESLFKLSLGGNELSGPIPVCVNNMTSLRALHLDSNQLTSMIPLSLWSLTYILEVDLSSNFLSGLLSFEIGNLKVLRALELSRNQLYGHIPTTIGGLKDIANLSLADNRLEGSIPESFGELVSLEFLDLSRNNLSGEIPKSLEAVSQLKYLNVSFNRLQGEIPVGGPFVNFSTASFMSNDGLCGAPRLDVPPCKAKKTAVAHILKYVLPTIGLTMFVVALVLVWTRCRKRNMKIPEEENSLTLATWRRISQQELLQATEGFSTSNLLGKGSFGSVYQGRLSDGMIVAIKVFDLVVEGAFKSFDTECGVLRNIRHRNLVKIINTCSNMDFKAFVLEYMLNGNLEKWLYSHNYCLSILQRLNIMIDVASALEYLHYGYSTPIVHCDLKPNNILLDEDMVAHVADFGIAKLLGDGDSMMRTMTLATIGYMAPEYGSEGLVSTRGDVYSYGILLMETFTRRKPTDDMFAGEMNLKRWVEESSSLSITKVVDANLLTIEIDHASTEDCISSIMGLALHCCAELPDKRIDAKNISITLNKIKLKFLKDTEGS is encoded by the exons ATGGGTATAAACAACTTTATTGGTCCAATTCCATTtgagatcttcaatatctcaaCAATACGAGAAATTGGTATGCCTGTCAATAACCTCTCAGGCCATCTTCCATCAAATGTAGGCCTCTTTCTTCCAAATCTCGATACCTTTTATCTTGGAGTAAACAAACTGAGTGGAACAATACCAAGCTCAATCTCCAATGCTTCCAGACTCACACTACTAGATCTGGGCTTCAACTTATTCTCGGGCTTAATTCCTAAAGCACTTGGTAATTTAAGGCTCCTCCAATGGCTCGAcctagaaaataataatttgaccTTTGAATATTCcaatccaaatttcaactttttCTCAGCTTTGTCAAATTTTGCCTATCTAACACAATTATATTTGTCACATAATCCACTTAACAGTGTCCTTCCTAGTTCCATTGGAAATCTCTCTACTTCTCTTCAATATCTTCACATGGATAATTGTAATATTGAGGGCATCATTCCTAGTGATATAAGCAATTTAAGCAACTTGGTGTCTATGTCCCTAGAGCTCAATGAATTGGCTGGACCTATTCCAACTACAGTGGAAAGACTGCATAAGCTTCAAGCTCTCTCTCTTGATAATAATAGACTAAAAGGTTCAATCCCATCTGATCTTTGTCATTTAGAGAGCTTGTTTAAGTTGTCTTTAGGTGGTAATGAGCTTTCTGGACCTATTCCTGTATGTGTAAATAACATGACTTCTCTAAGAGCTCTTCACTTAGACTCCAACCAATTAACTTCCATGATTCCCTTAAGCCTGTGGAGCCTTACATATATTTTGGAGGTTGACCTCTCATCAAATTTTCTAAGTGGCCTTTTGTCATTCGAGATTGGAAATTTGAAGGTATTGAGAGCATTAGAGCTATCAAGAAATCAACTATATGGTCATATCCCAACAACAATTGGTGGCCTCAAAGATATTGCTAATCTCTCCTTGGCAGACAATCGATTAGAAGGCTCAATTCCTGAATCTTTTGGTGAATTGGTAAGTTTGGAATTCTTGGACCTTTCCAGAAACAATTTATCCGGTGAGATTCCAAAGTCCTTAGAAGCAGTTTCACAACTCAAATATCTAAATGTCTCTTTCAATAGACTACAAGGAGAAATTCCTGTAGGAGGACCATTTGTGAACTTCTCTACTGCATCATTTATGTCAAATGATGGACTTTGTGGTGCTCCTCGACTGGATGTTCCCCCTTGTAAAGCAAAAAAGACCGCAGTAGCACATATACTAAAGTATGTATTACCAACTATTGGATTAACAATGTTTGTAGTTGCTCTTGTGTTAGTTTGGACAAGGTGCAGAAAAAGGAATATGAAAATTCCAGAGGAGGAAAACTCATTAACACTAGCCACGTGGAGAAGAATTTCCCAACAAGAACTTCTACAGGCAACAGAAGGGTTCAGTACAAGCAACCTACTTGGTAAAGGGAGCTTTGGATCAGTATACCAAGGGAGACTCTCAGATGGAATGATTGTTGCAATAAAAGTTTTTGACTTGGTAGTAGAAGGGGCTTTCAAGAGTTTTGATACAGAGTGTGGGGTACTTCGCAATATTCGTCATCGGAATCTTGTCAAAATCATCAACACTTGTAGTAACATGGACTTCAAAGCTTTTGTATTGGAATACATGCTTAATGGGAACCTAGAGAAATGGTTGTATTCTCACAACTACTGTTTGAGTATCTTACAAAGACTAAATATAATGATTGATGTCGCGTCAGCACTAGAATACCTTCATTATGGTTATTCAACACCTATTGTTCATTGTGATTTGAAGCCCAACAATATCTTATTAGATGAAGATATGGTTGCACATGTTGCTGATTTTGGCATTGCCAAACTATTAGGTGATGGGGATTCTATGATGCGCACCATGACTCTCGCTACTATTGGATATATGGCACCAG AGTATGGATCGGAAGGACTTGTTTCTACAAGAGGTGATGTGTATAGTTATGGTATTTTGCTAATGGAAACTTTCACAAGAAGGAAACCTACAGATGACATGTTTGCTGGAGAAATGAACTTAAAGCGTTGGGTAGAGGAATCATCATCCCTTTCAATAACTAAAGTGGTCGATGCCAACTTGTTGACAATTGAAATAGATCATGCTTCTACAGAGGATTGCATATCATCCATAATGGGGTTGGCATTGCATTGTTGTGCAGAGTTACCTGACAAGAGGATTGATGCAAAAAATATCTCAATCACGCTCAACAAGATCAAATTGAAGTTTCTAAAGGATACCGAAGGAAGCTAG